A genomic stretch from Coffea arabica cultivar ET-39 chromosome 10c, Coffea Arabica ET-39 HiFi, whole genome shotgun sequence includes:
- the LOC113714479 gene encoding FCS-Like Zinc finger 5-like, producing the protein MLLGKRQRPPMKRTTSMTEFSLDLSITTVDGGGGGVNGGVNVSQQFDPNNPCKGLDQRFMAAAAVSPSPSPRPRNLRRNSVDFTTETAHFLRACSLCKRRLIPGRDIYMYRGDSAFCSLECRQQQMNQDERKEKCSFVASKKDATNVATGSKVSTKGETVAAV; encoded by the exons atgttgttaGGAAAGAGGCAACGTCCACCAATGAAGAGGACTACAAGTATGACAGAATTTAGTCTGGATCTTAGCATCACCACCGTGGACGGCGGTGGTGGTGGTGTAAATGGTGGTGTTAACGTCTCTCAGCAGTTTGATCCTAACAATCCATGTAAGGGCTTGGATCAAAGGTTCATGGCAGCTGCTGCAGTCTCACCATCACCCTCACCAAGGCCAAGAAACCTTAGGCGGAATTCAGTAGATTTTACTACTGAAACTGCTCATTTCTTGAGGGCTTGTTCTCTTTGCAAACGCCGTCTGATTCCTGGCCGTGATATCTACATGTATAG aGGCGATAGTGCATTTTGCAGTCTAGAGTGTAGACAGCAGCAGATGAATCAagatgaaagaaaagagaagtgcTCATTTGTGGCATCCAAGAAGGATGCTACAAACGTAGCCACAGGATCCAAAGTCTCCACCAAAGGCGAGACTGTCGCTGCCGTGTAG